The Actinocatenispora sera genome has a window encoding:
- the add gene encoding adenosine deaminase: MPNYPKIELHVHLEGAIRAHTLLDIARRNGETLPADTVEGLAGLYEFTDFAHFIRVWQLTTNCLRSAADFEQIVVDYAAEAAGYGAVYVEGIFSPPERVQQGIDWATMFEGYCDGIVAARERHGVEVRLTPDLYRNGCPVDLAEECARWSVRYADRGIVGFGVGGMEVGRSVQPYVRAFDIARDGGLAIVPHSGETTGPESMREVLDLLRPDRIRHGIGAAQDPALLAEIVDAGIVLDVCPTSNLRTRVVADPAEHPLPTLLAAGAQCTINTDDPAMFDTDLGREYELAEKLGMTGRAAFDAGITGAACDDATRTRLVEIRDRSWPTG, encoded by the coding sequence GTGCCGAACTATCCGAAGATCGAACTGCACGTGCACCTGGAAGGTGCGATCCGGGCGCACACGCTGCTCGACATCGCGCGCCGCAACGGCGAGACGCTGCCGGCGGACACCGTCGAGGGCCTGGCCGGCCTGTACGAGTTCACCGATTTCGCCCACTTCATCCGAGTCTGGCAGCTGACCACGAACTGCCTCCGCAGCGCGGCGGACTTCGAGCAGATCGTGGTCGACTACGCCGCCGAGGCCGCCGGGTACGGCGCGGTGTACGTGGAGGGCATCTTCTCCCCGCCCGAGCGGGTCCAGCAGGGCATCGACTGGGCCACCATGTTCGAGGGGTACTGCGACGGCATCGTCGCCGCCCGCGAGCGGCACGGCGTCGAGGTGCGGCTCACCCCCGACCTGTACCGCAACGGCTGCCCGGTGGACCTCGCCGAGGAGTGCGCGCGCTGGTCGGTGCGGTACGCCGACCGCGGCATCGTCGGGTTCGGCGTCGGCGGGATGGAGGTCGGCCGCTCGGTCCAGCCGTACGTGCGGGCGTTCGACATCGCCCGCGACGGTGGCCTGGCGATCGTGCCGCACAGCGGCGAGACCACCGGCCCGGAGTCGATGCGGGAGGTGCTCGACCTGCTGCGGCCGGACCGGATCCGGCACGGCATCGGCGCCGCGCAGGACCCGGCGTTGCTGGCCGAGATCGTCGACGCCGGCATCGTGCTGGACGTCTGCCCGACCTCCAACCTGCGCACCAGGGTGGTCGCCGACCCGGCCGAGCATCCGCTGCCGACGCTGCTCGCGGCCGGCGCGCAGTGCACGATCAACACCGACGACCCGGCGATGTTCGACACCGACCTGGGCCGGGAGTACGAGCTGGCGGAGAAGCTCGGGATGACCGGCCGCGCGGCGTTCGACGCGGGCATCACGGGGGCGGCCTGCGACGACGCCACCCGTACCCGGCTGGTCGAGATCCGGGACCGCTCCTGGCCGACCGGCTGA
- a CDS encoding phosphatase PAP2 family protein, giving the protein METVTLTDEAAKEGTEPVARPRWWLAPARWWRELLIIGIGFGLYTFIQHQINVSPAPAVRHANAFLAAERWLGIDVEAPLNGALAGHPTLATVANDYYVLLHEVVTPAVILWLFLRRRAAYPYARFLLAVPTLLGFVLYYAVPVAPPRLVPGAGIVDTMAVFPGIGDYSSGPMEHTAAQFAAFPSLHFAWALWAGAMVFWLVRHRLVRALAVCYPACTGLVVLATGNHFVIDLAGGAVVTACGIGLLRLLRPVSETVVLRSAPESSS; this is encoded by the coding sequence ATGGAAACCGTGACCCTGACCGACGAAGCGGCGAAGGAGGGGACCGAGCCGGTGGCCCGGCCCCGCTGGTGGCTCGCGCCGGCGAGGTGGTGGCGGGAGCTGCTGATCATCGGCATCGGGTTCGGTCTCTACACGTTCATCCAGCACCAGATCAACGTCTCGCCGGCGCCCGCGGTACGGCACGCGAACGCGTTCCTGGCCGCCGAGCGGTGGCTCGGCATCGACGTGGAGGCGCCGCTGAACGGCGCGCTCGCCGGTCACCCGACGCTCGCCACCGTGGCCAACGACTACTACGTGCTGCTGCACGAGGTGGTCACGCCGGCGGTGATCCTCTGGCTGTTCCTGCGCCGCCGGGCCGCGTACCCGTACGCCCGGTTCCTGTTGGCCGTGCCGACGCTGCTCGGCTTCGTCCTCTACTACGCCGTACCGGTCGCGCCGCCCCGGCTGGTGCCCGGCGCCGGGATCGTCGACACCATGGCGGTCTTCCCCGGCATCGGGGACTACTCCAGCGGCCCGATGGAGCACACCGCGGCGCAGTTCGCGGCGTTCCCCAGCCTGCACTTCGCCTGGGCGCTGTGGGCCGGTGCGATGGTGTTCTGGCTGGTCCGGCACCGGCTCGTGCGGGCCCTGGCGGTCTGCTACCCGGCCTGTACCGGCCTGGTGGTGCTCGCCACCGGCAACCACTTCGTGATCGACCTGGCCGGCGGTGCCGTGGTCACCGCCTGCGGCATCGGCCTGCTGCGGCTGCTGCGGCCGGTCAGCGAGACGGTCGTCCTGCGGTCCGCGCCCGAATCGAGCTCCTGA